The proteins below are encoded in one region of Sinorhizobium meliloti:
- a CDS encoding cupin domain-containing protein, with product MKTSRILAAALLVVGSGLALQAAKAQQAGLHRTDLLQHDLGQPGRETVQVRVDFDPGAVSIKHSHPGEEVAYVLEGSLEYQLEGRAPVTLHAGDALFIPAGAAHLAKNVGNGKASELATYIVEKGSPLVVPVK from the coding sequence ATGAAAACGTCTCGGATCTTGGCGGCCGCGCTGCTGGTCGTTGGAAGTGGGTTGGCGTTGCAAGCGGCTAAGGCTCAACAAGCGGGACTTCACCGCACCGACCTGTTGCAACACGATCTCGGCCAGCCGGGCCGAGAAACAGTCCAGGTGCGCGTCGACTTCGATCCCGGTGCAGTCTCCATCAAGCACTCCCATCCGGGCGAAGAGGTGGCCTATGTGCTCGAAGGCTCGCTGGAATATCAGCTCGAGGGGAGAGCGCCGGTCACGCTTCATGCCGGCGACGCCTTGTTCATTCCGGCCGGGGCGGCTCATCTCGCGAAAAACGTCGGCAACGGCAAGGCATCGGAGCTCGCGACATATATCGTCGAAAAAGGCTCCCCGCTCGTCGTTCCGGTCAAGTGA
- a CDS encoding DUF4142 domain-containing protein produces the protein MRTLNATLAAIVLCLAPFLAVSARGEPLQPQEFARRMSMSNLFEMEAAKLARQRGKGREVLEFAERMLADHARAGKELTEAARKDGVEFSQSLDKAGEEKLAALRALSGAAFDPAYLSSQVTAHEDALELLKNYAEQGEAGALKAFAESTYPTVRTHLLQVQSMTSQ, from the coding sequence ATGAGAACCCTCAACGCCACCCTCGCCGCGATAGTGTTGTGCCTCGCGCCTTTCTTGGCCGTGTCCGCTCGGGGCGAGCCCTTGCAGCCCCAGGAATTCGCGCGGAGAATGTCGATGTCGAACCTCTTCGAGATGGAGGCGGCAAAACTCGCGCGGCAACGCGGCAAAGGGCGCGAGGTACTGGAATTCGCCGAGCGGATGCTTGCGGATCACGCGCGAGCCGGCAAGGAACTGACAGAAGCCGCACGAAAGGATGGCGTGGAATTTTCCCAGTCGCTCGACAAGGCCGGCGAGGAGAAGCTTGCCGCGCTGCGGGCGCTCAGCGGTGCCGCCTTCGACCCGGCCTACCTGTCCTCCCAGGTTACTGCGCATGAAGATGCTCTGGAGCTTCTCAAGAATTACGCGGAGCAAGGGGAGGCCGGCGCGCTGAAAGCCTTTGCCGAGTCCACTTATCCGACGGTCAGAACCCATTTGCTCCAGGTTCAGTCCATGACATCCCAGTGA
- a CDS encoding DUF3618 domain-containing protein: MNDSAHTHSAAELQREIEADRQRIEEKLHEIQERMSPGELMDELLEYAKTSGGSEYLSNLGVALKSNPIPVALMGVSLAWLIANPASRAPRQGEGNDGADDYPLAPVRGSVRRVGPVEASFGERYSHFTDESGSRFRALTDEAGRRAGHFVDPAGKVYRGFTDAAGKQIEDIRDETGALFDEASGWASRTWRQVSAAAGRMSDSVTGAGRSLAGSMQNAGRSLEEQGAHLNAAILRHFRDQPLVGGALAFAVGAAIGAALPHSEAEDEAIGEMAEDVRSNLAARANAGVAQAMEAGQEILDKAGDAALEAHDAAKDRLQQSVRE, encoded by the coding sequence ATGAACGATTCCGCACACACGCACTCCGCCGCCGAACTGCAGCGCGAGATCGAGGCCGACCGCCAGCGAATTGAGGAAAAGCTCCACGAAATTCAGGAGCGCATGTCGCCGGGAGAACTGATGGACGAACTGCTCGAATATGCAAAAACGAGCGGCGGGTCCGAATATCTGAGCAATCTCGGCGTGGCGCTCAAGTCAAACCCGATCCCGGTTGCCCTGATGGGGGTGAGCCTCGCCTGGCTGATCGCCAACCCGGCCTCGCGCGCGCCGCGACAGGGGGAGGGGAATGACGGCGCGGATGACTATCCGCTTGCACCCGTAAGGGGCTCCGTCCGGCGAGTGGGTCCGGTGGAGGCGAGCTTCGGCGAGCGCTACAGTCACTTCACGGATGAAAGCGGCAGCCGCTTCCGCGCCCTTACGGACGAAGCCGGCCGGCGGGCCGGCCACTTCGTCGACCCCGCCGGAAAGGTCTATCGCGGCTTTACCGACGCGGCAGGCAAGCAGATCGAAGATATCAGGGACGAGACCGGCGCCCTGTTCGACGAGGCGTCCGGCTGGGCGTCCCGGACGTGGAGGCAGGTGAGCGCCGCGGCGGGACGGATGTCCGACTCGGTAACGGGAGCCGGCAGATCTCTCGCCGGCAGCATGCAGAATGCCGGCCGGTCGCTCGAAGAGCAGGGCGCGCATCTCAACGCGGCCATCTTGAGGCACTTCCGCGACCAGCCGCTTGTCGGCGGAGCGCTCGCCTTTGCCGTCGGTGCAGCGATAGGGGCGGCGCTGCCCCATAGCGAGGCCGAGGACGAGGCGATAGGCGAAATGGCCGAAGATGTGCGGTCCAATCTGGCGGCCAGGGCGAATGCCGGAGTGGCGCAAGCCATGGAGGCTGGGCAGGAAATCCTCGACAAGGCCGGCGATGCGGCGCTGGAAGCGCATGACGCAGCCAAGGATCGCCTGCAGCAGTCGGTCCGGGAGTAG
- a CDS encoding ATP-binding protein, protein MAARSILHGIHLWPRTLRARLFVILLAGLTIAHAMSFAALFSERYIAARSVMFNTLETDVATSIAILDRLPATERAAWLGRLERGSYRFVLGRGLPGSRVLNEADVEVADKVRAAIGAKYPIEVESIPGGVRRLQAHLRLSDGEPLTIDITPRGVMPVADWLPYVLVAQLSLLVLCSWFAVRQATRPLADLAKAADTLDPNSRTPRLSETGPREVAYAATAFNAMRDRIAQYLEERVQILAAISHDLQTPITRMKLRAEMAEASIERDKLITDLDEVERLVKEGVAYARSAHGKDEKASRIDLASFIESLAYDYQDTGKAVTVAELGDGAIVTRPHALRRILTNLIDNALKFGGSAEIEVQRRPEGTVTIKVLDRGPGIPEDQLEAVLQPFFRLEQSRSRDTGGTGLGLAIAQQLATVIGGSLTLRNRDGGGLAAELSLESSTVSMKQWNSLAL, encoded by the coding sequence ATGGCGGCGCGGTCGATTCTCCATGGTATTCACCTATGGCCGCGCACACTCAGGGCGCGGCTTTTCGTTATCCTTCTCGCCGGCCTGACGATCGCCCACGCCATGTCGTTTGCGGCGCTGTTTTCGGAACGCTACATCGCCGCCAGATCGGTGATGTTCAATACGCTCGAAACCGACGTCGCGACGTCGATCGCCATTCTCGACCGGCTCCCCGCGACCGAACGCGCCGCCTGGCTGGGCCGGCTCGAGCGCGGGTCCTACCGCTTCGTCCTGGGGCGGGGCCTTCCGGGCAGTCGCGTGCTCAATGAGGCCGACGTCGAGGTCGCCGACAAGGTCCGGGCTGCAATCGGCGCGAAATACCCGATCGAGGTCGAATCCATTCCCGGCGGCGTCCGCCGTCTTCAGGCCCACCTTCGCTTGAGTGATGGCGAGCCGCTGACGATAGACATCACGCCAAGGGGCGTCATGCCGGTTGCCGACTGGCTGCCTTACGTCCTCGTCGCTCAGCTTTCCCTTCTGGTCCTGTGCAGCTGGTTTGCCGTGCGCCAGGCCACCCGCCCGCTCGCCGATCTGGCGAAGGCCGCCGACACGCTCGATCCGAACAGCAGGACGCCGCGCCTCAGCGAGACCGGACCGAGGGAAGTCGCCTATGCGGCGACGGCATTCAACGCGATGCGGGATCGCATCGCGCAGTATCTGGAGGAGCGCGTGCAGATACTGGCCGCGATCTCGCATGACCTGCAAACACCGATCACCCGGATGAAACTCCGCGCGGAAATGGCCGAAGCGTCCATCGAAAGAGACAAGCTGATCACGGACCTCGACGAGGTCGAACGTCTCGTCAAGGAGGGCGTTGCCTATGCGCGCAGCGCCCACGGCAAGGACGAAAAGGCTTCTCGCATAGATCTCGCCTCGTTCATCGAGAGTTTGGCGTATGATTATCAGGACACCGGCAAGGCCGTCACGGTCGCCGAATTGGGTGACGGCGCAATCGTGACCCGGCCGCACGCCTTGAGACGGATTCTCACCAACCTGATCGACAATGCGCTGAAATTCGGCGGCAGCGCCGAGATCGAGGTTCAGCGCCGCCCCGAGGGCACCGTGACCATAAAGGTCCTCGATCGCGGTCCCGGCATTCCGGAAGACCAGCTCGAAGCGGTTCTGCAGCCCTTCTTCCGCCTGGAGCAATCACGCAGCCGGGATACGGGCGGGACCGGGCTCGGCCTCGCAATCGCCCAGCAGCTCGCGACGGTCATCGGCGGCTCCCTGACCTTGCGCAACCGCGACGGTGGCGGCCTTGCGGCGGAGCTCTCCCTAGAGAGTTCCACTGTTTCAATGAAACAGTGGAACTCTCTAGCCCTTTGA
- a CDS encoding phage holin family protein, producing MANHRDERPLTELMTGLVADISGLFRKEIDLAKAEASENLNRAVGSLETLLVGLIFAIGAVGVLLSAVVQGLGAFLVAQGMTEANADALSAAIVGVVVALLAWAMISRGLSALKGSSIQFDRTAASLQRDANVVKERLQ from the coding sequence ATGGCTAATCATCGGGATGAGCGCCCCCTGACGGAACTGATGACCGGTCTGGTGGCGGATATATCCGGTCTTTTCCGGAAGGAAATCGACCTCGCGAAAGCCGAGGCCTCCGAGAATCTGAATCGAGCGGTCGGCAGCCTCGAGACGCTGCTCGTCGGGCTGATCTTTGCCATAGGCGCCGTAGGCGTGCTGCTCAGTGCCGTCGTCCAGGGTCTTGGCGCCTTCCTCGTGGCTCAGGGCATGACCGAAGCGAATGCCGATGCGTTGTCAGCGGCCATCGTCGGCGTGGTCGTCGCCTTGCTTGCCTGGGCGATGATTTCGCGCGGCCTCTCGGCGCTCAAGGGCAGCAGCATCCAATTCGATCGGACGGCCGCCTCCCTGCAGCGCGATGCGAACGTGGTGAAGGAGAGACTGCAATGA
- a CDS encoding VOC family protein, whose protein sequence is MKLPSRIVNGEGTWRLAPPKQEENDMTTAINSERARPVDMKLEVIVVPVSDVDRAKEFYASLGWRLDADFAGADGYRVIQFTPPGSGASVIFGRHVTDAEPGSAQGLYLIVSDIEAAREELRGRGVDISEVFHAGDVNAGSDEPYLFGTHRAGGRDPERRSYRSYASFRDPDGNGWLFQEVTARLPGRVDPDGTAFSSAADLAAAFRRAEAAHGEYEKQLGHRDEDWSIWYADYIVREQTGEAQPA, encoded by the coding sequence ATGAAGCTTCCGTCCCGCATCGTCAACGGAGAAGGCACATGGCGCCTTGCGCCTCCCAAACAAGAGGAGAATGACATGACCACCGCAATCAACAGCGAAAGAGCCCGGCCGGTCGATATGAAGCTCGAAGTTATCGTCGTGCCCGTGTCGGATGTCGACCGCGCAAAGGAATTCTACGCGAGCCTCGGCTGGAGGCTCGACGCCGACTTTGCCGGTGCCGACGGCTACCGCGTGATACAATTTACCCCGCCCGGATCCGGTGCCTCGGTCATCTTCGGAAGGCATGTGACCGATGCGGAGCCCGGTTCTGCGCAGGGACTGTACCTCATCGTCTCCGACATCGAGGCCGCCCGCGAGGAGTTGCGCGGTCGCGGCGTCGACATCAGCGAGGTATTCCATGCGGGCGACGTGAATGCCGGCAGCGACGAGCCCTATCTGTTCGGGACGCATCGTGCCGGCGGCCGTGATCCCGAGCGCCGCAGCTATCGTTCCTACGCATCGTTCCGCGATCCGGACGGCAATGGCTGGCTGTTCCAGGAGGTCACCGCGCGATTGCCCGGGCGCGTCGACCCGGACGGAACGGCGTTCAGTTCGGCTGCCGATCTCGCAGCCGCGTTCCGCCGCGCCGAAGCGGCCCACGGCGAGTACGAGAAGCAGCTCGGACACAGGGACGAGGACTGGTCCATCTGGTACGCCGATTACATTGTCCGGGAGCAGACCGGCGAGGCGCAGCCAGCCTGA
- a CDS encoding carbohydrate ABC transporter permease — MERPAVLEGSEGPALYAAMLVPLLYVCGLGLALLVQRTDRFNAIMRSMFFAPHMVSLVVVALVWQFMVVDKIGVVSRLTAALDIGGISLLGDPNFALITIVLVSVWFLMGFYMLIFLGGLQDIPRQYYEAAMIDGAGAIARFWFITLPLLKPTSFFVIMVSMVAAVAGAQAFDIIYVMTKGGPANATSVLIVYIYQQAFGFGAFGYAAAMASILVVALMIVTAVFFALTRGGRFHHEQ, encoded by the coding sequence GTGGAACGACCCGCTGTTCTGGAAGGGAGCGAGGGTCCCGCGCTCTACGCCGCCATGCTGGTCCCGCTGCTCTACGTATGCGGGCTGGGTCTTGCCCTTCTCGTGCAGCGTACCGATCGCTTCAACGCGATCATGCGCTCGATGTTCTTTGCGCCGCACATGGTCAGCCTCGTCGTCGTCGCGCTCGTCTGGCAATTCATGGTCGTCGACAAGATCGGCGTTGTCAGCAGGCTGACCGCCGCTCTCGACATCGGCGGCATCTCCCTCCTCGGCGATCCCAACTTCGCGCTGATCACCATCGTCCTAGTCAGCGTCTGGTTCCTGATGGGATTCTACATGCTGATCTTCCTGGGCGGTCTGCAGGACATTCCCCGTCAATATTACGAGGCGGCGATGATCGACGGGGCGGGTGCCATCGCCCGCTTCTGGTTCATCACGCTGCCGCTTCTCAAGCCCACGAGCTTTTTCGTGATCATGGTGTCCATGGTCGCGGCCGTCGCAGGCGCGCAGGCCTTCGACATCATCTACGTCATGACCAAGGGCGGGCCTGCGAACGCCACGTCGGTGCTGATCGTCTATATCTATCAGCAGGCTTTCGGTTTCGGCGCCTTCGGCTATGCGGCAGCCATGGCCTCCATCCTGGTCGTGGCGCTCATGATCGTGACGGCTGTTTTCTTTGCTCTGACGCGGGGAGGACGGTTCCATCATGAGCAGTAA
- a CDS encoding epoxide hydrolase family protein codes for MDAENLRESGATTNGGSVLSRRSLLLNGATVAALATFRPSAAVAQAGTAVPFKDGDIRPFRVDVPAAELAGLRRRLAATRWPDPETVEDRSQGVQLAKLQALLDYWETAYDWRKAEAKLNALPQFLTDIDGLDIHFIHVRSPHANALPLIMTHGWPGSIFELLKVVGPLTDPTAHGGTAGDAFHLVLPSLPGFGFSEKPKGTGWNPERVARAWDVLMKRLGYTRYVSQGGDWGAIISDAMGRQAPSGLLGIHVNRVERSTTIPPEIAKALRSGDPAPANLTAEERAVFDEARAFLKTGFGYAAIMGTRPQTVGYGLADSPAGLAAWFYDKLADWVFTRGEPERVLSRDEILDNITLYWLTNTATSSGRIYWENNAVGNKLAEIVIPAAVTVFPGEVYRPPKSWAARAYRNLIYYNRVDRGGHFAAWEEPDLFSAELRAAFRSLR; via the coding sequence ATGGATGCTGAGAACCTCCGAGAAAGCGGCGCGACAACAAACGGCGGCTCCGTGCTCTCCCGCCGGTCTCTGCTCCTGAACGGAGCCACGGTGGCGGCCCTCGCGACGTTTCGCCCTTCGGCGGCAGTCGCCCAAGCGGGCACCGCGGTGCCATTCAAGGATGGCGACATCCGCCCGTTTCGAGTGGACGTTCCGGCGGCAGAACTCGCCGGTCTGCGCCGCCGGCTGGCCGCGACACGCTGGCCCGACCCGGAAACGGTCGAAGACCGGTCCCAGGGCGTGCAGCTTGCGAAGCTTCAGGCACTGCTGGACTACTGGGAGACGGCCTATGATTGGCGTAAGGCCGAAGCAAAACTCAATGCCTTGCCGCAGTTCCTGACAGATATCGACGGTCTGGACATTCACTTCATCCACGTCCGCTCGCCTCATGCGAACGCATTGCCTCTCATCATGACCCACGGCTGGCCGGGTTCGATCTTCGAGTTGCTGAAGGTCGTCGGCCCGCTGACCGATCCGACGGCACATGGAGGGACCGCGGGCGACGCCTTCCATCTCGTGCTTCCGTCCCTCCCCGGCTTCGGCTTTTCCGAAAAGCCGAAAGGCACCGGCTGGAACCCGGAGCGGGTCGCGCGCGCCTGGGACGTCCTGATGAAGCGTCTCGGCTATACGCGCTACGTATCGCAGGGCGGAGACTGGGGTGCCATCATTTCTGACGCGATGGGCCGCCAGGCTCCATCGGGCCTGCTCGGCATCCATGTGAACAGGGTCGAGCGCTCAACTACCATTCCGCCGGAAATTGCCAAAGCGCTGAGAAGCGGAGATCCTGCACCTGCGAATTTGACCGCGGAGGAACGGGCGGTGTTCGACGAGGCCAGAGCCTTTCTCAAGACGGGCTTCGGATATGCGGCGATCATGGGAACGCGTCCGCAAACAGTCGGCTATGGTCTTGCCGACTCGCCCGCCGGGTTGGCTGCATGGTTCTATGACAAGCTCGCGGACTGGGTGTTCACCCGCGGCGAACCGGAACGCGTATTGAGCCGCGACGAGATTCTGGACAACATCACGCTTTATTGGCTGACGAACACGGCGACCTCGAGCGGGCGGATCTACTGGGAGAACAATGCAGTCGGCAACAAGCTGGCCGAGATCGTGATCCCGGCGGCAGTGACGGTTTTCCCCGGCGAGGTCTACAGGCCGCCGAAGAGCTGGGCGGCGCGGGCGTACCGCAATCTCATCTACTATAACCGCGTGGACAGAGGCGGACATTTCGCCGCCTGGGAAGAGCCGGATCTCTTCAGCGCCGAGCTGCGTGCCGCTTTCCGGTCCTTGCGTTGA
- a CDS encoding ABC transporter substrate-binding protein gives MSDREKVFPTLTRRGLLKGGAAVAGGIVGLGGFPYINRFAVRAQEAPLKFWQFYAPGGPVASQVAWFEKTVADWNDSHPQKIELEFIPNSEYISGPKLATAFASGEGPDIFIISPGDFLRYYNGGVLKDLTPFIDDKAKADFPESVIANRMVDGKIFGIPMEVEPMAMYYSVKAFEEAGLNENDVPKTWEALLEVAKKLTTPERFGVMFETQPGYYQNFTWYPFLWQGGGEFQTADGKSSFDSPATVQALKFWQDAINSGVAPRQIMGAGGHDTIANLASGYVAMQNVGIWGISQLQSNAKDFQYGVFRLPTPPNGKYVTVGGGWAFVANANGHNSDAAGEFCAWALASMDQGSVNRVANWCTKGKSDMPPRNSALKSGGGAFSTGMIGKFAEEIHPGTRAEPRVPPEVYKIISDAIQQTQLGGADPQATATAASQQLDAFLASYQGAPIL, from the coding sequence ATGAGTGACAGAGAGAAGGTTTTTCCGACACTGACCCGACGCGGCCTGCTGAAGGGCGGTGCGGCGGTCGCCGGCGGTATCGTCGGCCTCGGCGGATTTCCCTACATCAACCGCTTCGCCGTACGCGCCCAGGAAGCACCGCTGAAATTCTGGCAGTTCTACGCACCCGGCGGGCCGGTGGCGAGCCAGGTCGCATGGTTCGAGAAGACGGTCGCCGACTGGAACGACAGCCACCCGCAGAAGATCGAACTCGAGTTCATTCCGAACTCCGAATATATCAGTGGTCCGAAACTGGCGACTGCCTTCGCCTCCGGCGAGGGACCTGACATATTCATCATCTCGCCGGGCGACTTCCTGCGCTACTATAATGGCGGCGTCCTCAAGGATCTGACCCCCTTCATCGATGATAAGGCCAAGGCGGACTTTCCCGAAAGCGTCATCGCAAACCGCATGGTGGACGGCAAGATCTTCGGCATCCCGATGGAAGTCGAGCCGATGGCGATGTACTATTCGGTCAAGGCTTTCGAGGAGGCCGGCCTCAACGAGAACGATGTTCCCAAGACATGGGAGGCGCTGCTTGAGGTCGCAAAGAAGCTCACGACTCCCGAGCGCTTCGGAGTGATGTTCGAGACCCAGCCGGGATATTACCAGAACTTCACGTGGTATCCGTTCCTTTGGCAGGGCGGCGGCGAATTCCAGACGGCCGACGGCAAGAGCAGCTTCGATTCGCCGGCAACGGTGCAAGCGCTCAAATTCTGGCAGGATGCGATCAACAGTGGGGTGGCGCCCCGCCAGATCATGGGTGCGGGCGGGCACGATACCATTGCCAACCTCGCATCCGGCTATGTCGCAATGCAGAATGTCGGCATCTGGGGCATTTCACAGCTTCAGAGCAACGCCAAGGATTTCCAGTATGGCGTCTTCCGGCTGCCCACGCCGCCGAACGGCAAATATGTGACCGTCGGCGGCGGATGGGCATTCGTCGCCAATGCAAATGGCCACAACTCCGACGCGGCGGGCGAGTTCTGCGCCTGGGCCCTCGCCTCCATGGATCAGGGCTCTGTCAACCGGGTCGCCAACTGGTGCACCAAGGGCAAATCAGACATGCCGCCGCGCAACAGCGCGCTGAAGAGTGGCGGCGGGGCCTTCTCGACGGGTATGATCGGCAAATTCGCCGAGGAGATTCATCCCGGGACGCGGGCCGAGCCGCGCGTTCCGCCGGAGGTGTACAAGATCATCTCCGATGCGATCCAGCAGACGCAGCTAGGCGGCGCCGATCCGCAAGCGACGGCGACGGCCGCCTCTCAGCAGCTCGACGCGTTTCTCGCGAGCTATCAAGGCGCGCCGATCCTTTGA
- a CDS encoding LacI family DNA-binding transcriptional regulator has protein sequence MTTIAKVAKRAGVSLTTVSHVLNHADRVSAEMRRRVEVAIAELGYVPNPQAQSLRTGRTNLVAMLIPDIRNPFYPELVKAAQSDLQAMGLDLLIFNTDVPGGHSQEHSRQYLRHIRNRRIDGLIVGDFALHDMHDALIGIDVPTVFIGDLPNAAVDSVKIDDFGGGYQMGAYLAKRGHKRIAHVTGPSFFAEAMARAAGFEQGLRDHGVEPLAELRREGTYLSPSGREAVEWLLATSGDHLPSVVFFGNFLMAAGAIAEFHDRGVRIPDDVSIAVFGDQPQLEYVRPRIARVGNTPSLLAHRATAMLLERLSGEYSGSPRSEVIPCILHAFDTA, from the coding sequence ATGACAACGATTGCCAAAGTCGCCAAACGAGCGGGCGTATCTCTGACCACGGTCTCGCACGTGTTGAATCATGCAGACCGCGTTTCGGCGGAAATGCGTAGAAGGGTGGAAGTGGCGATAGCGGAGCTCGGTTACGTACCGAACCCCCAGGCACAAAGCCTGCGCACGGGGCGGACCAACCTCGTGGCGATGCTGATCCCGGATATCCGCAACCCCTTCTATCCGGAACTCGTAAAAGCGGCCCAGTCGGATCTCCAGGCGATGGGGCTGGATCTACTGATCTTCAATACCGACGTTCCCGGCGGTCACTCGCAGGAACATAGCCGGCAATATCTGAGGCACATACGAAACCGCCGGATCGACGGATTGATCGTCGGCGATTTTGCCCTGCATGACATGCACGACGCATTGATCGGCATAGACGTCCCCACCGTCTTCATCGGCGACCTGCCGAATGCAGCCGTCGACAGCGTCAAGATCGACGATTTCGGCGGCGGTTATCAGATGGGCGCCTACCTTGCGAAGAGAGGCCACAAGCGCATAGCCCATGTCACGGGCCCGTCTTTCTTTGCCGAGGCCATGGCAAGAGCGGCGGGTTTCGAACAGGGCCTGCGCGATCACGGCGTGGAGCCACTCGCCGAACTGCGGCGCGAAGGCACCTATCTTAGTCCGTCCGGCCGGGAAGCCGTGGAATGGCTGCTGGCGACCAGTGGCGATCACCTACCTTCAGTCGTCTTTTTCGGCAATTTTCTCATGGCGGCGGGGGCGATTGCCGAATTCCATGACCGCGGCGTCCGTATTCCCGACGACGTTTCGATTGCCGTTTTCGGCGACCAGCCCCAGCTCGAATATGTGCGGCCGCGGATCGCGCGTGTCGGCAACACCCCTTCGCTGCTCGCGCACCGAGCAACCGCCATGCTGCTCGAACGGTTGTCGGGCGAGTATTCAGGGTCGCCCCGCTCGGAGGTGATCCCCTGCATCCTTCACGCCTTCGATACGGCGTAG
- a CDS encoding BON domain-containing protein — protein sequence MARNRSWSRDVYESYPESDRRRRGRSYEDERRRALTAGPRLTDYGSPEYFAGAEPGRSGTYRGHDDSWERERAYGPGYFGGGGYYRDDDYGEGYPDRGRGYGERGFLERASDEVASWLGDEDAERRRELDQHRGKGPKGYTRSDARIQEDVSDRLSDEGMLDASDIAVSVTNGEVQLSGLVDSKWAKRRAEDCAEAVSGVKHVQNNLRIRPSGGSPGWNAGNTDRNIA from the coding sequence ATGGCCAGGAACAGGAGCTGGAGCCGCGACGTCTACGAGAGCTATCCCGAGTCGGACCGGCGCCGGCGCGGCAGATCCTACGAGGACGAGAGGCGCCGCGCCCTGACTGCCGGTCCGCGGCTTACGGATTACGGGAGCCCGGAGTATTTTGCCGGCGCCGAGCCGGGCCGTTCCGGCACATATCGCGGGCACGATGACAGCTGGGAACGGGAACGCGCATACGGCCCAGGTTACTTCGGCGGTGGAGGCTATTACCGCGACGATGACTATGGCGAGGGGTATCCCGATCGCGGCAGGGGCTACGGGGAGCGCGGCTTTCTCGAACGCGCCAGCGACGAAGTCGCGTCCTGGTTGGGCGACGAGGACGCCGAGCGCAGACGCGAGCTGGATCAGCATCGCGGCAAAGGTCCCAAGGGCTACACCCGTTCGGACGCCCGCATCCAGGAAGACGTGAGCGATCGCCTCAGCGACGAAGGAATGCTCGACGCCTCCGATATCGCGGTCTCGGTCACCAATGGCGAAGTCCAGCTGAGCGGTTTGGTCGATTCCAAATGGGCCAAACGCCGCGCCGAGGACTGCGCCGAAGCCGTCTCCGGCGTGAAGCATGTCCAGAACAACCTTCGCATCCGCCCATCGGGAGGATCACCCGGCTGGAATGCCGGCAACACCGACCGCAACATCGCCTGA
- a CDS encoding response regulator, with product MEHIDHILIVDDDREIRELVSAYLKKNGLRVTAVADGRQMRTFLEANTVDLIILDLMMPGDDGLVLSRELRVGRHKATPIVMLTARSDEMDRIIGLEMGADDYIAKPFSARELLARIKAVLRRARMLPANLQVSEAGQLLRFGQWKLDTTARHLIDADGTAIALSGAEYRLLRVFVDHPQRVLNRDQLLNLTQGREAELFDRSIDLLVSRVRQRLGDDAREPTYIKTVRSEGYVFSVPVEIMEPR from the coding sequence ATGGAGCACATCGATCACATCCTGATCGTCGATGACGATCGGGAAATCCGCGAGCTTGTGTCCGCTTACCTGAAGAAGAACGGTCTGCGGGTGACCGCCGTTGCCGACGGGCGGCAGATGCGGACCTTCCTCGAGGCAAATACAGTCGATCTGATCATCCTCGATCTGATGATGCCGGGCGACGACGGCCTCGTCTTGAGCCGCGAGCTGCGCGTCGGCAGACACAAGGCGACGCCCATCGTCATGCTGACCGCCCGCTCGGACGAGATGGACCGCATCATCGGGCTGGAAATGGGCGCCGACGACTATATCGCCAAACCCTTCTCGGCGCGCGAACTGCTCGCCCGCATCAAGGCGGTCCTGCGGCGCGCGCGGATGCTGCCAGCGAACCTGCAGGTCTCGGAGGCAGGTCAGCTGTTGCGTTTCGGCCAATGGAAGCTGGACACGACGGCAAGGCATCTCATCGATGCGGATGGTACTGCGATTGCACTCAGCGGCGCCGAATACCGGCTGCTGCGCGTCTTCGTCGACCACCCGCAGCGCGTCCTCAACCGCGATCAGCTCCTCAACCTCACACAGGGGCGCGAGGCCGAGCTCTTCGACCGATCGATCGATCTCCTGGTCAGCCGGGTACGCCAGCGCCTCGGCGACGATGCTCGGGAACCGACCTATATCAAGACCGTCCGCAGCGAAGGCTATGTTTTCTCGGTGCCGGTCGAGATCATGGAGCCCCGCTGA